The window GTTACGGTTTCTTTGATAAAATTCTTATTCAGTTTAAATTCCGCACGCGGAGTTTGCTCCGGTTTTAAAATACGCTCCGAAGGTTTATTTTCCCTTATCGGAATAATAACGGCGGTATCGGCATCCGTAAGCTCTTTTATTTTAGACAAACAGAATTTCAAACGCATATCTTTGCCAAGTTTTTTTCTTATTGAGGCGGTAACTTCAGTAAGTATTAAAATATTTTTCGCATCCGTTAAAGAATCCCCCGTAATTACACCCGTCATTCTGTCGGTTTTTAAATCTTTATATACAAAGTCGGTATTCCAAATACATACATTGTTTCTGCCGGAATTCTTGGCATTATACAATGCGGAGTCCGCTTTTAATAAAAGGTCTCCGGCAGTTACCGCATGCTGCGGAAAAGAAACGGCTCCTATGCTTACGGTTATTTTTATTTCAGGATTTTCGAATTTCAAGGCTTCTATTTGCTTACGGATATTTTCAGCGATAAAACCGGCCTGATTTATTTGAGTATCGGGTAAAAGCACAAGAAATTCCTCTCCTCCGAAACGTCCCAAAATTTGTTTCTTTTTTAGAACTCCCATTGCAGCCGAAGCCGTCGCCTTTAAAACCTCATCTCCGATTTGATGGCCGAAAGTGTCGTTTATTATTTTAAAATGGTCCAAGTCGTACATTAAAACGGAAAAAGGTTTACCGGTATTTTTTGCGGCATCAAATAATTCATTAAAAGCCATATCAATATATTTTCTTGTAAATGCCGATGTAAGTTTATCGGTTGAAGCTTCATAATGCAATCTATAGCTTTCAATTAAAAATGCAAAAATATTTTCATAAATTTTACAAAGCTCTATTCCGAAAGTATTGCAATTATTTATTTCGCGTTCCGATATAAACACAAGATATGCGCATATATTATTTTCCATAGGATTTATATTTTTGCATTTTATCGGCAGTAAAATATGAGCGGGTAAATTTTCGTTTTCTAAAACATTATCCTGATTCCCGACCGAATTTTTTAATATCTGAGCAATTTTTTCTATGCTTTTACATTGCCCGAAAGAAAACAAAGACTCTATATTATTTTCATTATCAACTATAAAAACATCATAGGCGGTTGCCAGCAAATTCAATGAAATAAAATCCAAAAAAATTTTTATATTTTGTAAAAAATTATTGGAAAATTTTAATATAACATCTTCTGCCGTTTTATTTTTAAATTTTGTCTTAGATTTTTCAATATTTACAATATCGGTTAAAAACTCCCTGTTATTTTTTAATAAGGTAAGTGTATTTGCCGTTAAAACGGTTTGTATCCGCTTAAGCGAAAATTTCTTATTATAGTTGCGGTAATCCGGTTTAAGTTTTTTGTTAAGATAATCGTCTATAATATCAAAAGCTCTTCCGTAACGGTTTGAATTAAAAAAAGCCCGTTGTTTATTTATCGGCATTAAATTCATTACCGTCCCTATTATTTTTTGCACTTCGGCAAATCTTACAATTCCCATTACGGTATTGCCCGAATTTAAATACAACAGGGCCAACTCCGTGTTAATATCGATACTAAAGCTGCAAAACTCTTCGGAATTTAAAGCGAGGGCTTTTAATAAATGTTCTTCGGCTTTTTCTTTTTCAATAAATGAAAGAATAAAAAGCATTCTGCTCTTTAATATATCCGATAAATCGGATATTTTGTTTTTTACTATATATTTCAATATAGGAGTAAAGTCCATATCGCGCCTTAATATTATAAGTCTTCTAACCGATTCCAATACATTATAAAAGACAAGATGCAGCAGTTTTACATATTTAGATTCGGTAAACATTGCGGTATAGATATTTTGCAACACACTTATATCGTCCGTCTTTTTACTTATCAATTTATTTGTTTCAAGACAGGCTTCCATAAAAAGTTTTTTTATCGCAAATCTAAAGTTATTTGCCTCCAAACACTTTTCCAATAATTTTTTTTCTTTTTCATATTCCGCAAATACCGAAGCTATTTTTGCCGAAGTTTGCGTATACGATATAATATATGCAGGACGCTGCAAAATTCTTTTATCCTGCATCATAGTATCTATTTTTATTTTACACGCCAATGCGGCATTATAATCGTCAAATACCGATAAAAAATCATACAGTAAAGTGTAAGCGAATAAATAACGGTTGTATAATTGATTTTGCTTTATTTTTTTTATAGCGTCCATACATAAATCATAAGCCTCTATATATTCGCCTGCGGAGGCTTTTAAAGTGCTTATGTTCAGCATAGCCAATACCTTAGTTGAAACATTATTGTATTCTTCGCTTTTATCGATTATGTCATTATAAAAAGATAGAGCCTTGGAAAAATTTTGATATAAATTTAAATAGATTATAGCAAGGTTATTAAGCGCAAAATTCTTAACTTTAAAATTGCGGGCTTTTGAAGCCGTCTTTACCGCTTCAATATAAATTTTTTCAGCTTTATTAAAATTACCGGAATAATAAAAATTATTTCCAAGTTCAAGCAAAGCGCCGGCTTTTAAAAATTGATATTTTTTTATATCACCGCAAAGTTTTACAACTTTTTTTGCAACCCTGATTCCTTCAGCATGCCTCCGACTGTATTGTAAAAATTTAGATTTAACTTTTAAAAAAGATAAGGTTACGAATTTATCTCCCGCTTTTTTAGCCGCCTGCTCCGCTATGTCGAGAGTTTTTTCGATTGAACGGGAATCTACATTAATTAATATTTCATAGTTCGTTTTAGTTATATAAAGAAGGGCAATCAGGTTTTTATTGCTTATCCGTTTATTTAACAGCATTTCAGCCTGTAATATTTTATTTGCACAATCAAAAACATTTTCGGTATCGATATAAGCTTCTGCAAGCAGCAATAAAACATATAATTGCTTGTCCGTATCGGTTTCACATATCAAAGTATATATTTTTTCAAAAATCGAAATGACTGCGGAAACCGTGTGTGTTTTTTTTATAACGGCCTCGTGTTTAATACAATAATCGACAACTTCTTCAGCCAAGCCTGCACGTTCCGCATGCCAAATATATTCATTTATATTGATTTTAGATTTTTGTTTTATTATGCCGGCTATTTTTTTATGAAGTGCAACTTTATATTCCGGGTCCAATTCGGCATATAAGGTATTGTGCAATATATTATTAACAATAATATATTCGGAGGAAAGCCCCGAATCCGCCTTGGCTATGATATTATTTTCTAAAAAATTATAAAAATATTTTTTTATATCCGCTTTTTTAAAAGCTGCAATATTTACAATATCATCAAGAGTAAAAACGTTTTGAAAAATACTCATTGCGTTTAAAAGTAAAAGCTCTTCGGTATTTAAATTTTTAAGATGAGTTTTAACGGCTTGTTCTATATTGGACGATATTTGAATCGGCAGCGAGACATCTAAAATATTATTCGAAAGCATACATATTTCGGTAATTTCATTCTTTTTAATATCTCCGTTATATACCAATTCTTTTACCACTTCGGTAACAAACAGAGGGCTGCCTGAAGTATGCGAGTATATTTTATTTATCAATACATACGGTACATGTCTTACCTGTAAAAGGTGCCGTATTAAAACACCGGTTTCATATTCGGATAAATTGCATAAATTTATCTTTTGGGTATTATCTTGGGCGGTCAAGACTTCAACCATTTTTTGCGCCTGAACGTTTTGCTTAATTCCGAATTCATCGTAAGAAAAAATAAGCATAATTTTTTTATGATTTACACTTTCAACGGCTAAATGTAAAAACAAATTTAAGATAAAATCCGCTCCGAGGTGAATATCGTCTACAATAAACACTGCAACTTTTGAAGCCGTCCTTTCGGCGATTAAATTTGAAATGCGGTTTATAAGTCTATACTTCAGCATATTAAGCTTATGCGCGGGATATTTACCCTTTGTCAAAATTTCAATTCCTTCAAGGATTTCTTTTTCCAAAACATTTACGGTATTTAAGGGGACGTTCATCAGCATAGTGCGCATTAAATGAATCAAGAATTGCTCTTCGTTAAAATTACCGAGATTAGGAAAAATTGTAAACATCGCATTTTTCTAAAGAAAATAAAAAATTAAGCTCGGCAAGAAAAGACGTTTTGCCTGCACCCAACTGCGCCGTTATAAAACATACATTATTATCGGATACATTATTGTATAAATTATAAAAACTTGAAAGAAGCTTATTTTTTTCTTTATATCTTCCTATAGTTTTAGGCGATATAAATTTATCCTTACGCGCCGCCTTACAGGCGACGGAAAATGTACGCTGTAACTGTTTATTTATATCCAGTATAATATGGTGAAATAAATAAGTTGTGTGGTCGGTCATACTGGAAATAGCTTTATTGCAAATACCGAATAAGCACTCCGCAATTTTTTTATCGTTTTTATCGGTACAAAGTT is drawn from Treponema pedis and contains these coding sequences:
- a CDS encoding diguanylate cyclase, which produces MFTIFPNLGNFNEEQFLIHLMRTMLMNVPLNTVNVLEKEILEGIEILTKGKYPAHKLNMLKYRLINRISNLIAERTASKVAVFIVDDIHLGADFILNLFLHLAVESVNHKKIMLIFSYDEFGIKQNVQAQKMVEVLTAQDNTQKINLCNLSEYETGVLIRHLLQVRHVPYVLINKIYSHTSGSPLFVTEVVKELVYNGDIKKNEITEICMLSNNILDVSLPIQISSNIEQAVKTHLKNLNTEELLLLNAMSIFQNVFTLDDIVNIAAFKKADIKKYFYNFLENNIIAKADSGLSSEYIIVNNILHNTLYAELDPEYKVALHKKIAGIIKQKSKININEYIWHAERAGLAEEVVDYCIKHEAVIKKTHTVSAVISIFEKIYTLICETDTDKQLYVLLLLAEAYIDTENVFDCANKILQAEMLLNKRISNKNLIALLYITKTNYEILINVDSRSIEKTLDIAEQAAKKAGDKFVTLSFLKVKSKFLQYSRRHAEGIRVAKKVVKLCGDIKKYQFLKAGALLELGNNFYYSGNFNKAEKIYIEAVKTASKARNFKVKNFALNNLAIIYLNLYQNFSKALSFYNDIIDKSEEYNNVSTKVLAMLNISTLKASAGEYIEAYDLCMDAIKKIKQNQLYNRYLFAYTLLYDFLSVFDDYNAALACKIKIDTMMQDKRILQRPAYIISYTQTSAKIASVFAEYEKEKKLLEKCLEANNFRFAIKKLFMEACLETNKLISKKTDDISVLQNIYTAMFTESKYVKLLHLVFYNVLESVRRLIILRRDMDFTPILKYIVKNKISDLSDILKSRMLFILSFIEKEKAEEHLLKALALNSEEFCSFSIDINTELALLYLNSGNTVMGIVRFAEVQKIIGTVMNLMPINKQRAFFNSNRYGRAFDIIDDYLNKKLKPDYRNYNKKFSLKRIQTVLTANTLTLLKNNREFLTDIVNIEKSKTKFKNKTAEDVILKFSNNFLQNIKIFLDFISLNLLATAYDVFIVDNENNIESLFSFGQCKSIEKIAQILKNSVGNQDNVLENENLPAHILLPIKCKNINPMENNICAYLVFISEREINNCNTFGIELCKIYENIFAFLIESYRLHYEASTDKLTSAFTRKYIDMAFNELFDAAKNTGKPFSVLMYDLDHFKIINDTFGHQIGDEVLKATASAAMGVLKKKQILGRFGGEEFLVLLPDTQINQAGFIAENIRKQIEALKFENPEIKITVSIGAVSFPQHAVTAGDLLLKADSALYNAKNSGRNNVCIWNTDFVYKDLKTDRMTGVITGDSLTDAKNILILTEVTASIRKKLGKDMRLKFCLSKIKELTDADTAVIIPIRENKPSERILKPEQTPRAEFKLNKNFIKETVTSKKSFSGVDWDNAVGKDKLTGIPNWNSVIAAPVIYEGKIKAVIYLLKSIRRKEFSSEDLNMTDFFSSCIAPFC